In the bacterium genome, one interval contains:
- a CDS encoding LysM peptidoglycan-binding domain-containing protein, with translation MKAARSLLRLLPLPPLLMALAALALLCGGCSRPVLREARVAESDYYSEGEYNRLSRAQREAYCAELAAELDRLRVLAANAPAPDRRAELARLKAELVRQRERLLGAADSGLDSLRAEIAWYEALPDSYCVQRGDGLAAIAAQARIYADAAKWPRLARANRAALRDPQRLRPGQCLRVPRDWPRQHRVAPGEWLSKIAGYWEIYDDPLAWPRLYEANRDQIAGPELIRPDQVLDIPR, from the coding sequence ACGCAGCCTGCTTCGTCTCCTCCCGCTCCCGCCGCTGCTCATGGCCCTGGCGGCGCTCGCCCTTCTCTGCGGGGGCTGCAGCCGGCCCGTGCTGCGGGAGGCGCGGGTCGCCGAGAGCGACTACTACAGCGAGGGCGAGTACAACCGCCTCAGCCGGGCGCAGCGCGAGGCCTACTGCGCGGAGCTCGCCGCCGAGCTCGATCGCCTGCGCGTCCTGGCGGCGAACGCCCCCGCTCCGGATCGCCGCGCCGAGCTGGCGCGACTCAAGGCCGAGCTGGTCCGGCAGCGCGAGCGCTTGCTCGGCGCCGCCGACTCCGGACTCGACTCCCTGCGGGCCGAGATCGCCTGGTACGAGGCGCTGCCCGACAGCTACTGCGTGCAGCGGGGCGACGGCCTGGCGGCGATCGCGGCGCAGGCGCGCATCTACGCCGACGCGGCGAAGTGGCCCCGCCTGGCCCGCGCCAACCGCGCCGCGCTGCGCGACCCCCAGCGCCTGCGGCCCGGCCAGTGCCTCCGGGTGCCGCGAGACTGGCCGCGACAGCACCGGGTGGCGCCGGGCGAGTGGTTGAGCAAGATTGCCGGCTACTGGGAGATCTACGACGACCCCCTGGCCTGGCCGCGCCTCTACGAGGCGAACCGGGACCAGATCGCGGGGCCCGAACTGATCCGACCGGATCAGGTGCTGGACATCCCCCGCTAG